In Leucoraja erinacea ecotype New England unplaced genomic scaffold, Leri_hhj_1 Leri_1002S, whole genome shotgun sequence, a genomic segment contains:
- the inha gene encoding inhibin alpha chain → LCCLPVAGVPCDVQHEDFVGDHSYIFRLPDNARNRLVTSAEFWFYTGLPATADPSGPLPELFFLLEDSFVSSAESVEVEGQWAVFHVSDPLLRHLTRSVLFLQVKCAWCRCGGGEEEDGQANLPFLLSSTKPARPGRSRRSTVPWSPAYVNLLQRPPSPELIHDDCHRSAVNISFEELGWGNWIVQPRDFTFYYCNGTCSNSNRLTSSLGLKVCCTSVPGTMKHLRVRTTSDSGYTFKYETIPNIITKECACI, encoded by the coding sequence CTGTGTTGTCTCCCTGTTGCAGGTGTCCCATGTGATGTCCAGCACGAGGATTTTGTTGGTGACCACAGCTACATTTTCCGCTTGCCCGATAACGCCCGCAACCGACTGGTGACCTCCGCCGAGTTTTGGTTCtacacgggtctccccgccaccGCCGACCCCTCCGGCCCCCTGCCCGAACTCTTCTTCCTTCTGGAGGACAGCTTCGTCAGCAGCGCCGAGAGCGTGGAGGTGGAGGGCCAGTGGGCTGTCTTCCACGTCTCCGACCCCCTGCTGCGACACCTGACCCGCAGCGTCCTCTTCCTGCAGGTCAAGTGCGCCTGGTgtcgatgtggggggggggaggaggaagacggCCAGGCCAACCTGCCCTTCCTCTTGTCCTCCACTAAGCCCGCCCGCCCCGGCAGGTCCCGGCGTTCCACCGTGCCCTGGTCTCCGGCCTACGTCAACCTCCTCCAGCGTCCGCCCAGCCCGGAGTTGATCCACGACGACTGCCACCGCTCagccgtcaacatctccttcgaGGAGCTGGGCTGGGGCAACTGGATCGTCCAGCCCCGGGACTTCACCTTTTACTACTGTAACGGCACCTGCTCCAACTCAAACCGCCTGACCTCCAGCCTGGGCCTCAAGGTGTGCTGTACCTCCGTGCCCGGCACCATGAAGCATCTCAGGGTCAGGACCACCTCCGACAGCGGCTACACCTTCAAGTACGAGACCATTCCCAACATCATCACCAAAGAGTGCGCTTGCATCTGA
- the LOC129715089 gene encoding gap junction gamma-1 protein-like, producing MSWSFLTRFLEEINHHSTFVGKVWLTVLVIFRIVLTAVGGEAIYHDEQSKFVCNTLQPGCDNVCYDSFAPLSHVRFWVFQIILISVPSVIYLGFAMHRISRSDGQGQGVRAKARKRMPIVHRGVARDYEEAEGDNEEDPMVCEEIEPEAPSKPDEKNAVEIRHDGRRRIKEDGLMKVYVLHLLMRTLFEVGFLVGQYFIYGVQVLPGFVCRQSPCPYTVDCFVSRPTEKTIFLLVMYVVSGLCLFLTLCELVHLGCGGIRDGLRGRRLAMSAPKCGAYAPPGYHSVLRKEQGKLGSSNGAYRGTMAPGSFEMSDMVQRHLKMAQEQLNLAYRVCGDGPVNGRSSSPESNGTAAEQNRLNFAQENDGACSEKAGLRG from the exons ATGAGTTGGAGCTTCCTGACCCGCTTCCTGGAGGAGATCAACCACCACTCCACGTTTGTGGGCAAGGTGTGGCTGACGGTGCTGGTGATTTTCCGCATCGTGCTGACGGCGGTGGGCGGCGAGGCCATCTACCACGACGAGCAGAGCAAGTTCGTGTGCAACACCCTGCAGCCGGGCTGCGACAACGTGTGCTACGACTCGTTCGCCCCGCTCTCCCACGTGCGATTCTGGGTCTTCCAGATCATCCTCATCTCCGTCCCTTCCGTCATCTACCTGGGCTTCGCCATGCACCGCATCTCGCGCAGTGACGGTCAAGGCCAGGGGGTCCGGGCCAAGGCCAGGAAGAGGATGCCCATCGTCCACCGCGGGGTGGCGCGGGACTACGAGGAGGCGGAGGGAGACAACGAGGAAGACCCCATGGTCTGCGAGGAGATCGAACCCGAGGCCCCGTCCAAGCCCGACGAGAAAAACGCCGTGGAGATCCGGCACGACGGCCGGCGGCGAATCAAGGAAGACGGGCTAATGAAGGTCTACGTGCTCCACCTCCTGATGAGGACCCTGTTCGAGGTGGGGTTCCTGGTGGGCCAGTACTTCATCTACGGGGTGCAAGTCCTCCCCGGCTTCGTGTGCAGGCAGTCGCCATGCCCGTACACGGTCGACTGCTTTGTGTCCCGCCCCACCGAGAAGACCATCTTCCTGCTGGTGATGTACGTGGTGAGCGGCCTGTGCCTGTTCCTCACCCTGTGCGAGCTGGTCCACCTGGGCTGCGGCGGGATACGGGACGGGCTGCGCGGGCGCCGGCTGGCCATGAGCGCCCCCAAGTGCGGGGCCTACGCCCCGCCCGGCTACCACTCCGTCCTGCGCAAGGAGCAGGGCAAGCTGGGCAGCAGCAACGGCGCCTACCGCGGGACCATGGCGCCCGGCAGCTTCGAGATGTCCGACATGGTCCAGAGGCACCTGAAGATGGCGCAGGAGCAACTCAACCTGGCCTACCGGGTGTGCGGAGACGGGCCCGTTAACGGGAGGAGCAGCAGCCCAGAGTCTAACGGGACCGCCGCCGAACAGAACCGCCTCAACTTCGCCCAGGAGAACGACGGCGCTTGTTCCGAGAAAGCAG gTTTGCGAGGGTGA